In one Pempheris klunzingeri isolate RE-2024b chromosome 8, fPemKlu1.hap1, whole genome shotgun sequence genomic region, the following are encoded:
- the cops7a gene encoding COP9 signalosome complex subunit 7a, with amino-acid sequence MEVEQLLSLSGSALAQAVSSLLETPGLYVFSDILELPNVRELENGPHAPVYQLLNLFAYGTYCDYKERAASLPELTPAQRNKLRHLSIISLASNLKCLPYSLLLQQLELKNVRELEDLLIEAVYCDIIQGKLDQRNQQVEVDCSVGRDLGPNELPNIVNTLQEWCTGCEAVLCGIEEQVSRANQYRESQLKVKVQVETEVSNLQKTLKASAASPSSGPAPAGAASNQDADQPAEPRDPASSQEPRQPGKKSSKVKGLRGSGKIWSKSN; translated from the exons ATGGAGGTGGAGCAGCTCCTGTCTCTGTCAGGCTCAGCACTGGCCCAGGCTGTCAGCTCTCTGCTGGAGACCCCCGGCCTCTACGTCTTCTCTGACATCCTGGAGCTGCCAAATGTCAGAGAG CTGGAGAATGGCCCTCATGCACCAGTGTACCAGCTCCTCAACCTCTTTGCCTACGGAACCTACTGCGACTACAAAG AGAGAGCAGCTTCACTTCCAGAGTTGACCCCcgcacagagaaacaaactcCGCCATCTGTCCATCATCAGCCTGGCGTCTAACCTCAAG TGCCTGCCGTACTCGCTGCTCCTGCAACAGCTTGAGCTGAAGAATGTGCGGGAGCTGGAGGACCTGCTGATAGAGGCCGTTTACTGTGACATCATCCAGGGCAAGCTGGACCAGAGGAATCAGCAGGTGGAGGTAGACTGCAGCGTGGGTCGTGACCTCGGCCCCAACGAGCTCCCAAACATAGTCAACACACTGCAGGAGTG GTGTACAGGGTGTGAGGCAGTGCTGTGCGGTATTGAGGAGCAGGTCTCGAGGGCAAACCAATACAGAGAGAGCCAGTTAAAGGTCAAAGTCCAAGTGGAAACAGAG GTCTCAAACCTACAGAAAACGTTAAAGGCCAGTGCCGCCTCTCCGTCATCAGGCCCCGCCCCTGCTGGAGCTGCCTCCAATCAGGACGCCGACCAGCCTGCGGAGCCACGAGACCCTGCCTCCTCTCAGGAACCTCGACAACCAGGCAAAAAAAGTTCAAAGGTGAAAGG GCTGCGCGGCAGTGGGAAGATCTGGTCCAAGTCCAACTGA
- the pianp gene encoding PILR alpha-associated neural protein, translating into MERCSISPAARLIALRCLISLLLVALVTQPSTCNPDDSGGEEQVDALSVQLSVTAQVTPTPLWAVVWGPTQPLEDETYHFPSSQETDPLHQQEASTATSEDWLYPDAGMQPQEEAPLESRNQEGVEDGGTEAEETEPEEVDPQFYVTVTISSLLILTAIIITAKLCYDRSCSQHPPPLSRGVAPPLSLALPRSLASEDSRQTLHSTSSSFTDRER; encoded by the exons ATGGAGAGATG CTCCATCTCTCCTGCCGCACGACTGATCGCCCTCCGCTGCCTCATTTCCCTCCTCCTGGTTGCTCTGGTGACACAGCCCTCCACCTGTAACCCTGACGACAGCGGGGGCGAGGAGCAAGTGGACGCCCTGTCGgtccagctgtcagtcacagcccAGGTCACACCCACCCCTCTGTGGGCGGTGGTCTGGGGCCCCACACAGCCTCTGGAGGATGAGACATACCACTTCCCCTCCAGCCAGGAAACTGACCCCCTGCACCAGCAGGAGGCCAGCACCGCCACGTCCGAGGACTGGCTTTATCCTGATGCAGGCATGCAGCCACAAGAGGAGGCACCTCTGGAGTCTAGGAACCAGGAGGgagtggaggatggagggacggaGGCGGAGGAGACGGAGCCCGAGGAAG tggaCCCTCAGTTCTACGTCACCGTGACCATCTCCTCGCTGCTCATCTTGACGGCAATCATCATTACAGCCAAACTCTG TTACGATCGCAGCTGTTCCCAGCATCCGCCCCCGCTTTCCCGTGGTGTGgctccccccctctctctcgcGCTCCCTCGCTCCCTCGCTTCGGAGGACAGCCGGCAGACGCTGcacagcacctcctcctccttcaccgaCAGGGAGAGGTAA